The Anoxybacillus amylolyticus DNA segment TTGCGATTGTAGTGCCCGAGCGGAGGGCGAAAGAGCGTTGGGCGTTTTTTTGTTAGTTCGTATAAAATTGTTTCAGTTTTTTTGATTTCGTGGATGACCGTCTCGGTTGATTTGCCGCGGAAATCAAGATGTTTATATGTATGGTTTCCTAGCTCATGCCCTTCTTGTGCTTGCTTTTTGATAATGTCAGGGTATTTTTCCGCTCGAAAGCCAACGACAAAAAACGTTGCTTTTGCGTTATATTCTTTTAGGATAGCTAAAATTTGCGGCGTATAAATTATATCTGGTCCATCGTCAAACGTAAGCGCGACGACTTTTTTCGTTGTCGGGACGTCCCAGACGATTTCGTCAATTTTATTCGTTTCGTTAGCTGAAAAAAAGGAGCTAATGACGATAGATAACGATAACAAGAAAATGAGCATATGTACTACCCTTTCGTAATGTATTCATGTATAGCATGCCAAAAAAATAGTAACACCATTCGTTGTTTTTCATTGGCTTGCCGTTTTGGCATAATGACGTGTTTTATCATAACGCCTACGAAGGGAATGCGTATA contains these protein-coding regions:
- a CDS encoding polysaccharide deacetylase family protein codes for the protein MLIFLLSLSIVISSFFSANETNKIDEIVWDVPTTKKVVALTFDDGPDIIYTPQILAILKEYNAKATFFVVGFRAEKYPDIIKKQAQEGHELGNHTYKHLDFRGKSTETVIHEIKKTETILYELTKKRPTLFRPPLGHYNRNVIDAVTKEGYTFVMWSREQDTYDWKNPGTPKIVRRVVQHIQPGQIILFHDHGSGSRKQTVQALKEILPILKEKGYTFVTVSELLKLHPYYRDLNL